A region of Massilia sp. WG5 DNA encodes the following proteins:
- a CDS encoding GNAT family N-acetyltransferase, producing MPRPMQEQDLDAVLAVQAACYPPSMQEPAEVVLARLRSASATTLVACDGEGVCAYVFAYPSRLGRVTPLNAGFAPAPDGDTLYVHDLAVHPRAHGQGLGRRLADALFGAARAHGLVHGALVAVLDARRFWENLGFGVAAAGQGAAALATYPAGAVYMRRCLDA from the coding sequence ATGCCGCGCCCGATGCAGGAGCAGGACCTGGACGCCGTGCTGGCCGTGCAGGCGGCCTGCTATCCGCCATCCATGCAGGAGCCGGCCGAGGTCGTGCTGGCCCGCCTGCGCAGCGCGTCCGCCACCACCCTCGTCGCCTGCGACGGAGAAGGCGTCTGCGCCTATGTGTTCGCCTATCCTTCCAGGCTGGGCCGGGTCACGCCGCTGAACGCCGGCTTCGCGCCCGCGCCGGATGGCGACACCCTGTACGTCCACGACCTGGCCGTGCATCCGCGTGCGCATGGACAGGGACTCGGACGGCGCCTGGCCGATGCCCTGTTCGGGGCTGCCCGCGCGCACGGACTGGTTCACGGTGCGCTGGTCGCGGTGCTCGATGCGCGCCGCTTCTGGGAAAACCTCGGCTTCGGCGTGGCCGCGGCGGGGCAGGGCGCCGCCGCCCTGGCGACTTACCCTGCCGGCGCCGTCTATATGCGGCGATGTCTTGACGCGTGA
- a CDS encoding GH92 family glycosyl hydrolase: MGKRISLTAMSLAAGLLCAGLAGAAPGPAGSRVAEVNVFVGTGGDGHTFPGATRPFGMIQLSPDTQVRHFRQSYPWAAGYRYEDDSILGFSHTHFSGAGHSDLGDVLLMPTSGELKLEPGYPERPFSGYRSRFSHKDEHAEPGYYAVKLLDNEVEVELTASERVGLHRYRFKPGAEARVVLDLRSSIYDWAGKNLWSRLRLRLRGHDTLTGMRETRGWAPGRQLYFAIRFSRPLQAHQLLNREEGVEYKGFASPGKNPSEKVLVEGKALEAALDFGKLGDTPLLVKVAVSAVSEDGALANLDEMPGWDFDQERSKASAAWEQALGAVDIEAPQPMKRMVYTSLYHSLLAPSLFMDRDGRYRGPDNQVHQADGFRFHSTFSLWDTYRALHPLLTLIQPEQRNADFVRSLIASQQASPYGILPVWQFAGLETWCMIGYHAVPVIADAYMKGIRGFDPEQALRAMTASAEYGPYGGLQYYMQYGYVPIDLEPEAASKTVEYAFDDWTIARMAEKMGKQDVAARYYKRAQNWRHVFDPKTGFVRARKSTGEFRTPFDPVQSNFGSDYTEGSAWQYSWYMPHDNAGLVKFLGGDAGLQAKIDQVFDARIDANVYAHMEDISGLIGHYAHGNEPSHHVAYLYNYAGAPWKTQGRLAQIVASQYKDAPDGLAGNDDLGQTSAWLAFTAMGFYPVAPASNEYVIGRPFVERATLNLPNGKRFTVLARNLSAANPYVGSVSLNGQALARSYLRHEEILAGGELVFTMQATPNTAWGKDKRARPYTQTAYQ; encoded by the coding sequence ATGGGCAAGCGCATCTCACTTACCGCCATGTCGCTGGCGGCCGGCCTGCTGTGCGCCGGCCTGGCCGGGGCCGCCCCCGGGCCGGCCGGCAGCCGCGTGGCCGAGGTCAACGTCTTCGTCGGCACCGGCGGCGACGGCCACACCTTCCCGGGGGCGACGCGTCCCTTCGGCATGATCCAGCTCAGCCCGGACACCCAGGTCCGCCATTTCCGCCAGAGCTATCCCTGGGCCGCCGGCTACCGCTACGAAGACGATTCCATCCTCGGCTTCTCGCACACGCACTTCTCCGGCGCCGGCCACTCGGACCTGGGCGATGTCCTCCTCATGCCCACCAGCGGCGAACTGAAACTGGAGCCGGGCTACCCCGAGCGCCCCTTCAGCGGCTACCGTTCGCGCTTCTCGCACAAGGACGAACATGCGGAACCCGGCTACTACGCCGTCAAGCTGCTCGACAACGAGGTCGAGGTCGAACTGACCGCCAGCGAACGCGTGGGCCTGCACCGCTACCGCTTCAAGCCGGGTGCCGAAGCGCGCGTGGTGCTCGACCTGCGCAGCAGCATCTACGACTGGGCCGGCAAGAACCTGTGGTCGCGCCTGCGCCTGCGCCTGCGCGGCCACGACACCCTCACCGGCATGCGCGAGACGCGCGGCTGGGCGCCCGGCCGCCAGCTCTATTTCGCCATCCGCTTTTCCCGTCCGCTGCAGGCGCACCAGTTGCTGAACCGCGAGGAAGGCGTCGAATACAAGGGCTTCGCCTCGCCCGGCAAGAACCCGTCCGAGAAGGTGCTGGTGGAGGGCAAGGCGCTCGAAGCGGCGCTCGACTTCGGCAAGCTCGGCGACACTCCGCTGCTGGTGAAGGTCGCCGTATCGGCGGTCAGCGAAGACGGCGCCCTGGCCAACCTCGACGAGATGCCGGGCTGGGACTTCGACCAGGAGCGCAGCAAGGCCAGCGCCGCCTGGGAGCAGGCGCTGGGCGCGGTCGACATCGAGGCGCCGCAGCCGATGAAGCGCATGGTCTACACCAGCCTGTACCACAGCCTGCTGGCGCCCAGCCTGTTCATGGACCGCGACGGCCGATACCGCGGCCCCGACAATCAGGTGCACCAGGCCGACGGCTTCCGCTTCCACTCGACCTTCTCGCTGTGGGACACCTACCGCGCCCTGCATCCGCTGCTGACCCTGATCCAGCCGGAGCAGCGCAACGCCGACTTCGTGCGCTCGCTGATCGCCTCGCAGCAGGCCAGCCCCTACGGCATCCTGCCGGTCTGGCAGTTTGCCGGCCTGGAGACCTGGTGCATGATCGGCTACCACGCGGTGCCGGTGATCGCCGACGCCTACATGAAGGGCATCCGCGGCTTCGACCCCGAGCAGGCGCTGCGCGCCATGACCGCCAGCGCCGAGTACGGCCCCTACGGCGGCCTGCAATACTATATGCAGTACGGTTACGTGCCGATCGACCTGGAGCCGGAAGCCGCCTCCAAGACCGTGGAGTACGCCTTCGACGACTGGACCATCGCGCGCATGGCCGAGAAGATGGGCAAGCAGGACGTCGCCGCGCGCTACTACAAGCGGGCGCAGAACTGGCGCCATGTATTCGACCCGAAGACCGGCTTCGTCCGCGCACGCAAGTCGACCGGCGAATTCCGCACGCCCTTCGATCCGGTGCAGTCGAACTTCGGCAGCGACTATACCGAGGGCAGCGCCTGGCAGTATTCCTGGTATATGCCGCACGATAACGCCGGCCTGGTGAAGTTCCTGGGCGGCGACGCCGGCCTGCAGGCGAAGATCGACCAGGTGTTCGACGCCAGGATCGACGCCAACGTCTACGCCCACATGGAAGACATCTCCGGCCTGATCGGCCACTACGCACACGGCAACGAGCCCTCGCACCACGTGGCCTACCTGTACAACTACGCCGGCGCGCCATGGAAGACCCAGGGCCGGCTGGCCCAGATCGTCGCCAGCCAGTACAAGGATGCGCCGGACGGCCTGGCCGGCAACGACGACCTCGGCCAGACCTCGGCCTGGCTGGCGTTCACCGCGATGGGCTTCTATCCGGTGGCGCCGGCCAGCAACGAGTATGTGATCGGCCGGCCCTTCGTCGAGCGCGCCACGCTGAACCTGCCGAACGGCAAGCGCTTCACGGTCCTGGCCAGGAACCTGTCGGCGGCCAATCCTTACGTCGGCAGCGTGAGCCTGAACGGCCAGGCGCTGGCGCGCAGCTACCTGCGCCACGAAGAGATCCTGGCCGGCGGTGAACTGGTGTTCACCATGCAGGCGACCCCGAACACGGCCTGGGGCAAGGACAAGCGCGCCCGCCCCTACACCCAGACCGCCTACCAATGA
- a CDS encoding GH92 family glycosyl hydrolase, with product MRHLLPIAVLLAASMAQAAPLDYVNPLMGTASKPELSNGNTYPSVALPWGMNYWTPQTGAMGNGWAYTYDADKIRGFKQTHQPSPWMNDYGQFAVMPVTGRKRFTQDERASWFSHKAELSKPDYYRVYLADSDVTAELTPTERAAQFRFTFPKTDQAWVVIDAFDKGSYVKILPEQRRIVGYSTRHAGKPLQNFRNWFVIQFDKPFKSSEVWDGDRLIEGSTEAKVQHAGAIVGFATSDGEKVGMRVASSFISLEQAERNLAREIGNDDFDATRAKAAKRWNEVLGRVEVKGGSIDQQRTFYSSLYRMVQFPNKLYELDAAGKPVHWSPYNGQVLPGTMFAGTGFWDTFRALYPFLNLMYPSINREMQEGLANDFKEGGWLPEWSSPGYANVMVGNNSASVVAEAWLKGLRGYDVETLWQAVVHGANNAGPMEAVGRAGVEDYQRLGYVPYDSGLKENAARTLEYAYDDFAIYQLGKALGKPQSEIAIYAERARNYRKLFDRETGLMRGKNRDGSFQSPFNPFKWGDAFTEGNSWHYTWSVFHDVAGLVDLMGGRKAFVDKLDQVWSLPPVFDDSYYGQVIHEIREMQIAGMGQYAHGNQPIQHMIYLYDYAGAPWKTQYWAREVMNRLYRATPDGYCGDEDNGQTSAWYVFSSLGFYPVTPSVPQYALGAPLFPEAVLHLENGRSVTIRAPGNSDARRYVNALRIDGKPVSRNWIGHDELMHGARLDFDMADKPNRDRGTAAADAPYSFSTDKAAPHR from the coding sequence ATGCGCCATCTGCTGCCGATCGCCGTCCTGCTCGCCGCCAGTATGGCGCAGGCCGCGCCGCTGGATTACGTGAACCCCTTGATGGGCACGGCCAGCAAGCCCGAACTCTCGAACGGGAACACCTATCCGTCCGTCGCCCTGCCCTGGGGGATGAATTACTGGACGCCGCAGACCGGTGCGATGGGCAACGGCTGGGCCTATACCTATGACGCCGACAAGATCCGCGGCTTCAAGCAGACCCACCAGCCCTCGCCGTGGATGAACGACTACGGCCAGTTCGCCGTCATGCCGGTCACCGGCAGGAAGCGCTTCACCCAGGACGAACGCGCGAGCTGGTTCTCGCACAAGGCCGAACTCTCCAAGCCCGATTACTACCGGGTCTACCTGGCCGACAGCGACGTCACCGCGGAGCTCACGCCGACCGAACGCGCGGCCCAGTTCCGCTTCACCTTCCCGAAGACCGACCAGGCCTGGGTCGTGATCGACGCCTTCGACAAGGGCTCGTACGTGAAGATCCTGCCGGAGCAGCGCCGGATCGTCGGCTATTCGACCCGGCACGCCGGCAAGCCGCTGCAGAACTTCCGCAACTGGTTCGTGATCCAGTTCGACAAGCCCTTCAAGAGCAGCGAAGTGTGGGACGGCGACCGGCTGATCGAAGGCAGCACCGAGGCGAAGGTGCAGCATGCCGGCGCCATCGTCGGCTTTGCTACCTCCGACGGCGAAAAGGTCGGCATGCGGGTCGCTTCTTCCTTCATCAGCCTGGAACAGGCCGAGCGCAACCTGGCGCGCGAGATCGGCAACGACGATTTCGACGCCACCCGCGCCAAGGCGGCGAAACGCTGGAACGAGGTGCTGGGCCGCGTCGAGGTCAAGGGCGGCAGCATCGACCAGCAGCGCACCTTCTATTCCAGCCTGTACCGCATGGTGCAGTTCCCGAACAAGCTCTACGAACTGGATGCCGCCGGCAAGCCGGTCCACTGGAGCCCCTACAACGGCCAGGTGCTGCCCGGTACGATGTTCGCCGGCACCGGCTTCTGGGACACCTTCCGCGCCCTGTACCCCTTCCTGAACCTGATGTACCCCTCGATCAACCGCGAGATGCAGGAAGGCCTGGCGAACGATTTCAAGGAAGGCGGCTGGCTGCCCGAATGGTCGAGTCCCGGCTACGCCAACGTCATGGTCGGGAATAATTCGGCCTCGGTGGTGGCCGAAGCCTGGCTGAAAGGCCTGCGCGGCTACGACGTCGAGACCCTGTGGCAGGCTGTCGTCCATGGCGCGAACAATGCCGGACCGATGGAAGCGGTCGGCCGCGCCGGGGTCGAGGACTACCAGCGCCTCGGCTACGTGCCCTACGACTCGGGGCTCAAGGAGAATGCCGCGCGCACCCTGGAATACGCCTACGACGACTTCGCCATCTACCAGCTCGGCAAGGCGCTCGGCAAGCCGCAGTCCGAGATCGCGATCTACGCCGAACGCGCCCGCAACTACCGCAAGCTGTTCGACCGCGAGACCGGCCTGATGCGCGGGAAGAACCGCGACGGCAGCTTCCAGTCCCCGTTCAACCCCTTCAAGTGGGGCGACGCCTTTACCGAGGGGAACAGCTGGCATTACACCTGGTCGGTGTTCCACGATGTGGCCGGCCTGGTCGACCTGATGGGCGGGCGCAAGGCCTTCGTCGACAAGCTGGACCAGGTCTGGAGCCTGCCGCCGGTGTTCGACGACAGCTACTACGGCCAGGTAATCCACGAGATCCGCGAGATGCAGATCGCCGGCATGGGCCAGTACGCCCACGGCAACCAGCCGATCCAGCACATGATCTACCTGTACGACTATGCCGGCGCGCCGTGGAAGACCCAGTACTGGGCGCGCGAAGTGATGAACCGCCTGTACCGCGCTACCCCGGACGGCTATTGCGGCGACGAGGACAATGGCCAGACCTCGGCCTGGTACGTGTTCTCGAGCCTGGGCTTCTACCCGGTCACGCCGAGCGTGCCGCAGTATGCGCTGGGTGCGCCGCTGTTCCCCGAAGCCGTGCTGCACCTCGAGAACGGCCGCAGCGTGACCATCCGCGCGCCCGGCAACAGCGATGCGCGGCGCTACGTGAACGCCCTGCGCATCGACGGCAAGCCGGTGAGCCGCAACTGGATCGGGCACGACGAACTGATGCACGGCGCACGGCTCGACTTCGACATGGCCGACAAGCCGAACCGGGACCGCGGCACGGCGGCGGCCGACGCGCCCTATTCCTTCTCGACCGACAAGGCGGCGCCGCACCGCTGA
- the sigJ gene encoding RNA polymerase sigma factor SigJ yields the protein MDMDTSIDIFQRLRPRLFGIAYRMLGVRADAEDILQEAWLRWQHGGAVEARSPEAWLVTVVTRLSIDRLRGAIAERERYVGPWLPEPLIGETADPPEAALEAAGDISTAFLLMLERLGPEERAVFLLHQVFEFDYGELAAMLGKTEAACRKILQRARERVRAARPRFEVGREQHLALLGRFIEAARSGVPERVQELLTADASYMGDGGGKVKTTVRTVLGAERVARLVVGIERKWTGQGRHQLISVNGAPGLLTWRDGQPDSVTSLDVRDGRIAAIYVVRNPDKLGCLSSLRPAASPEPQRCGAALSVEKE from the coding sequence ATGGATATGGACACAAGCATCGACATCTTCCAGCGCCTGCGCCCGCGCCTGTTCGGCATCGCCTACCGCATGCTGGGCGTGCGCGCGGACGCCGAGGACATCCTCCAGGAAGCCTGGCTGCGCTGGCAGCACGGCGGCGCCGTCGAGGCCCGCAGTCCCGAAGCCTGGCTGGTCACCGTGGTCACGCGCCTGAGCATCGACCGGCTGCGCGGCGCCATCGCCGAGCGCGAACGCTACGTCGGCCCCTGGCTCCCGGAACCGCTGATCGGAGAAACCGCCGACCCGCCCGAGGCCGCGCTGGAAGCGGCCGGCGACATCTCGACCGCCTTTCTATTGATGCTGGAGCGCCTCGGGCCGGAAGAGCGCGCGGTGTTCCTGCTGCACCAGGTGTTCGAGTTCGACTACGGCGAACTCGCGGCGATGCTCGGCAAGACCGAGGCGGCCTGCCGCAAGATCCTGCAGCGTGCGCGCGAACGCGTGCGCGCGGCGCGGCCGCGCTTCGAGGTCGGGCGCGAGCAGCATCTGGCGCTGTTGGGCAGGTTCATCGAGGCTGCGCGCTCGGGCGTGCCGGAGCGGGTGCAGGAACTGCTGACCGCCGACGCCAGCTACATGGGCGACGGCGGCGGCAAGGTCAAGACCACCGTGCGGACGGTGCTGGGCGCGGAACGCGTCGCGCGCCTGGTGGTCGGCATCGAGCGCAAATGGACCGGGCAGGGCCGCCACCAGCTGATCTCGGTGAACGGCGCGCCCGGGCTGCTGACCTGGCGCGACGGCCAGCCGGATTCGGTCACCTCGCTGGATGTGCGCGACGGCCGCATCGCCGCCATCTACGTAGTGCGCAACCCGGACAAGCTGGGCTGCCTGTCCAGCCTGCGCCCGGCCGCGTCCCCTGAGCCTCAGCGGTGCGGCGCCGCCTTGTCGGTCGAGAAGGAATAG